The Pangasianodon hypophthalmus isolate fPanHyp1 chromosome 5, fPanHyp1.pri, whole genome shotgun sequence genome includes a window with the following:
- the LOC113546880 gene encoding protein lifeguard 3, whose translation MFKSDLPPTYEESRHHHHHQQQQQQHYSAQPQEGSYPFTPYTYPAPMWHGAGVPPPGTPPVIPTYTSSGTPPSNPGSPEDYNLGALWENKSIRHAFIRKVYLILAAQLLVTASIVAVFTFVDPVRLFVIQYPVIYWVSLGVFLVTYLVLVCCEQARRRFPQNLVLLFIFTLAMSYMAGTISSYYETTAVFLAVGITALVCVVVTVFSFQTKVDFTSCTGLFCVLGIVVFITGIITAIVLSFQYIQWLHMLYAALGAIVYTLFLAYDTQLLLGNRAYSLSPEEYVFGALSLYTDIIQIFLFLLQITGSSSD comes from the exons atgtttaAGTCTGATCTCCCGCCGACTTATGAAGAGTCccgacatcatcatcatcatcagcagcagcagcagcagcattacAGCGCTCAGCCCCAGGAGGGGAGTTATCCTTTCACACCCTACACCTATCCCGCTCCAATGTGGCACGGAGCAGGAGTACCACCGCCGGGAACGCCACCCGTTATTCCCACCTACACGTCCTCAGGAACGCCGCCCTCCAACCCAG gCAGCCCGGAGGACTACAACctcggtgcattgtgggaaaataAAAGTATCCGACATGCGTTCATCCGGAAG GTTTATCTCATTTTGGCGGCCCAGCTGTTAGTCACAGCCTCGATCGTAGCCGTGTTCACGTTTGT CGATCCAGTGCGTCTTTTCGTCATCCAGTATCCTGTGATTTATTGGGTGTCGCT CGGCGTTTTTTTAGTCACGTACCTCGTGTTGGTGTGCTGCGAACAAGCGAG GAGACGATTTCCTCAGAATTTGGTCCTTCTTTTCATATTC ACTCTCGCCATGTCCTACATGGCAGGAACAATATcaag TTATTACGAGACGACGGCCGTGTTCTTGGCTGTGGGAATAACGGCGCTGGTGTGTGTCGTCGTCACAGTCTTCAGTTTCCAGACCAAG gtggacTTCACCTCCTGTACCGGTTTGTTCTGTGTTCTGGGCATTGTGGTGTTTATCACAGGCATCATCACAGCCATCGTTCTCTCCTTTCAGTAT ATTCAGTGGCTGCACATGCTGTACGCTGCGCTCGGGGCCATCGTTTACACTCTG ttcctGGCGTACGACACTCAGCTGCTGTTAGGGAACCGAGCTTATAGCCTGAGTCCGGAGGAGTACGTGTTCGGAGCGCTGTCCCTCTACACCGACATCATCCAGatcttcctcttcctgctgCAGATCACCGGCAGCAGCTccgactga
- the gmppaa gene encoding mannose-1-phosphate guanyltransferase alpha-A isoform X1, translating to MLKAVILIGGPQKGTRFRPLSFEVPKPLFPVAGVPMLQHHIEACAKVPNMKEILLIGFYQPNEELNRFLSSAQQEFKIPVRYLQEYAALGTGGGIYHFRDQILSGSPHNFFILNADVCSEFPLEDMLRFQQEHGDTHSFIILATTANRKQSMNYGCIVENEHTSEVLHYVEKPSTFVSDIINCGIYLFTPEIFQHIGAVFRKNQQDVMLYPYQGDEQCNGWQRAEVIRLEQDIFTALAAQEKLYVYKTDRFWSQIKSAGSAIYASRLYLNQYHKTHPERLATNKDGGPKIIGNVYIHPTANIDPTAVLGPNVSIGTGVTIGAGVRVRESIILHGATLQDHCCVLNSIIGWDSTIGKWARVEGTPSDPNPNDPYAKIDSETLFRDGKLTPSITILGCNVTIPSEVIILNSIVLPHKDLNRSFKNQIIL from the exons ATGCTGAAGGCTGTGATTCTCATCGGAGGACCACAGAAAG gtACGCGGTTCCGCCCGCTCTCCTTCGAGGTTCCCAAACCGCTGTTTCCTGTGGCAGGAGTTCCCATGCTCCAGCACCACATCGAGGCCTGCGCTAAG gTGCCGAACATGAAGGAGATCTTACTGATCGGGTTTTATCAGCCGAACGAGGAGCTGAACCGCTTCTTATCCTCGGCACAGCAGGAGTTTAAAATCCCAGTGAG gtacCTGCAGGAGTACGCCGCTCTGGGAACAGGAGGAGGGATCTACCATTTCAGAGACCAGATCCTCTCCGGTTCTCCTCACAACTTCTTCATCCTCAACGCAGACGTTTGCTCAGAGTTTCCTCTAGAAGACATGCTGCGTTTCCAGCAGGAGCACggagacacacacagcttcatcaTCCTCGCCACCACg GCCAACAGGAAACAGTCAATGAACTACGGCTGCATCGTGGAGAACGAACACACGAGTGAG GTGCTGCACTACGTGGAGAAGCCGAGCACATTcgtcagtgacatcatcaactgTGGGATTTACCTCTTCACTCCGGAGATCTTCCAGCACATCGGAGCTGTGTTTCGGAAAAACCAGCAGGACGTGATGCT GTATCCGTATCAGGG agatGAGCAGTGTAACGGCTGGCAGAGAGCCGAGGTGATACGTCTGGAGCAGGATATTTTCACGGCTCTGGCGGCTCAGGAGAAACTCTACGTGTACAAAACAGACCGATTCTGGAGTCAGATTAAATCTGCAGG ATCAGCTATCTACGCCAGTCGGCTGTATCTAAACCAGTACCATAAGACCCATCCTGAGAGACTGGCCACTAATAAGGACGGAGGACCGAAAATAATCG GAAATGTTTACATCCATCCGACTGCTAACATCGACCCCACTGCTGTG TTGGGTCCGAATGTGTCAATAGGAACCGGAGTGACGATCGGCGCCGGGGTTCGAGTCAGAGAGTCCATCATCCTCCACGGCGCCACCTTACAG gaCCACTGCTGTGTGTTAAACAGTATAATCGGGTGGGACAGCACCATCGGGAAGTGGGCGAGAGTGGAGGGAACCCCGAGTGACCCGAACCCCAACGACCCGTACGCCAAAATCGACAGCGAGACTCTGTTCAGAGACGGAAAGCTGACACCGTCCATCACCATCCTGG GCTGTAACGTGACGATCCCGTCTGAAGTGATCATCCTCAACTCCATCGTCCTTCCGCACAAAGACCTGAACCGCAGCTTTAAAAACCAGATCATCCTGTAA
- the gmppaa gene encoding mannose-1-phosphate guanyltransferase alpha-A isoform X2 has protein sequence MLKAVILIGGPQKGTRFRPLSFEVPKPLFPVAGVPMLQHHIEACAKVPNMKEILLIGFYQPNEELNRFLSSAQQEFKIPVRYLQEYAALGTGGGIYHFRDQILSGSPHNFFILNADVCSEFPLEDMLRFQQEHGDTHSFIILATTANRKQSMNYGCIVENEHTSEVLHYVEKPSTFVSDIINCGIYLFTPEIFQHIGAVFRKNQQDVMLDEQCNGWQRAEVIRLEQDIFTALAAQEKLYVYKTDRFWSQIKSAGSAIYASRLYLNQYHKTHPERLATNKDGGPKIIGNVYIHPTANIDPTAVLGPNVSIGTGVTIGAGVRVRESIILHGATLQDHCCVLNSIIGWDSTIGKWARVEGTPSDPNPNDPYAKIDSETLFRDGKLTPSITILGCNVTIPSEVIILNSIVLPHKDLNRSFKNQIIL, from the exons ATGCTGAAGGCTGTGATTCTCATCGGAGGACCACAGAAAG gtACGCGGTTCCGCCCGCTCTCCTTCGAGGTTCCCAAACCGCTGTTTCCTGTGGCAGGAGTTCCCATGCTCCAGCACCACATCGAGGCCTGCGCTAAG gTGCCGAACATGAAGGAGATCTTACTGATCGGGTTTTATCAGCCGAACGAGGAGCTGAACCGCTTCTTATCCTCGGCACAGCAGGAGTTTAAAATCCCAGTGAG gtacCTGCAGGAGTACGCCGCTCTGGGAACAGGAGGAGGGATCTACCATTTCAGAGACCAGATCCTCTCCGGTTCTCCTCACAACTTCTTCATCCTCAACGCAGACGTTTGCTCAGAGTTTCCTCTAGAAGACATGCTGCGTTTCCAGCAGGAGCACggagacacacacagcttcatcaTCCTCGCCACCACg GCCAACAGGAAACAGTCAATGAACTACGGCTGCATCGTGGAGAACGAACACACGAGTGAG GTGCTGCACTACGTGGAGAAGCCGAGCACATTcgtcagtgacatcatcaactgTGGGATTTACCTCTTCACTCCGGAGATCTTCCAGCACATCGGAGCTGTGTTTCGGAAAAACCAGCAGGACGTGATGCT agatGAGCAGTGTAACGGCTGGCAGAGAGCCGAGGTGATACGTCTGGAGCAGGATATTTTCACGGCTCTGGCGGCTCAGGAGAAACTCTACGTGTACAAAACAGACCGATTCTGGAGTCAGATTAAATCTGCAGG ATCAGCTATCTACGCCAGTCGGCTGTATCTAAACCAGTACCATAAGACCCATCCTGAGAGACTGGCCACTAATAAGGACGGAGGACCGAAAATAATCG GAAATGTTTACATCCATCCGACTGCTAACATCGACCCCACTGCTGTG TTGGGTCCGAATGTGTCAATAGGAACCGGAGTGACGATCGGCGCCGGGGTTCGAGTCAGAGAGTCCATCATCCTCCACGGCGCCACCTTACAG gaCCACTGCTGTGTGTTAAACAGTATAATCGGGTGGGACAGCACCATCGGGAAGTGGGCGAGAGTGGAGGGAACCCCGAGTGACCCGAACCCCAACGACCCGTACGCCAAAATCGACAGCGAGACTCTGTTCAGAGACGGAAAGCTGACACCGTCCATCACCATCCTGG GCTGTAACGTGACGATCCCGTCTGAAGTGATCATCCTCAACTCCATCGTCCTTCCGCACAAAGACCTGAACCGCAGCTTTAAAAACCAGATCATCCTGTAA